In a genomic window of Mycolicibacter heraklionensis:
- a CDS encoding FxsA family protein, whose amino-acid sequence MSTVLRMFGLYALVEVAAVVALIWTIGFGWTTLVLLGTFLAGLVLASGQIRRQIRRLRKPADPGVLADSGLVTAGTLLVLVPGPVTSLVGLLLLAPPTRAAARPLLAAVAATALGRHTPLVAAAAVGRQWYTTRRTPGSRADYIDAEFVDVTEVGQRALPVA is encoded by the coding sequence GTGAGCACTGTGCTGCGAATGTTCGGTCTCTACGCCCTGGTCGAGGTGGCGGCGGTTGTCGCGTTGATCTGGACCATCGGGTTCGGCTGGACGACGTTGGTGCTGCTGGGCACCTTCCTGGCCGGCCTGGTGCTGGCGAGCGGGCAGATCAGGCGCCAGATCCGTCGCCTGCGCAAGCCCGCCGACCCCGGCGTTCTCGCCGACAGCGGGCTGGTCACGGCCGGCACCCTGCTGGTCCTCGTTCCGGGACCCGTGACCTCGCTGGTGGGTTTGCTGCTGTTGGCGCCCCCGACTCGGGCCGCGGCCCGCCCGCTGCTGGCCGCGGTGGCCGCCACCGCGCTGGGCAGGCACACCCCGCTGGTGGCTGCGGCCGCGGTCGGTCGGCAGTGGTACACCACCCGGCGCACACCCGGGAGCCGAGCCGACTACATCGACGCCGAATTTGTCGACGTCACCGAGGTCGGGCAGCGCGCCCTTCCGGTCGCCTGA